One Pullulanibacillus sp. KACC 23026 DNA segment encodes these proteins:
- a CDS encoding LysR family transcriptional regulator, whose protein sequence is MEINDLLIFLKVAESNSITKAAEELGYVQPNVSERVKKLEGELGVPLFDRTNRGVEILSAGEIVQNYANKIMSLIEEMKGTVRSEIEIYNIGTTQSIAKIYLEKRFAENESMCSLFVESNLTLKKLLKNNEVDMVITNRFLNDTTFKKIHHIKENLILLKSINKKKVDLQTETFFVSRDQKCPFRQHTLQYIQDKSLLNSQVIEIDSFDIILTMVSAQKGIAFLPESSLDNGFETANDIEPKVFEINFYIRKDSNKSIPNFLIS, encoded by the coding sequence GTGGAGATAAACGATTTGTTAATTTTTCTGAAAGTAGCAGAATCCAATTCAATAACTAAAGCTGCTGAAGAACTTGGATATGTCCAACCGAATGTTTCAGAGAGAGTAAAAAAGTTAGAAGGAGAACTGGGCGTGCCACTATTCGATCGTACTAATAGAGGCGTGGAAATATTATCGGCAGGAGAAATAGTACAAAATTATGCAAATAAAATAATGAGCTTAATTGAAGAAATGAAAGGAACAGTTCGGTCCGAAATAGAGATATACAATATTGGAACCACTCAATCAATAGCTAAAATATATTTGGAAAAAAGGTTCGCCGAAAACGAATCAATGTGTTCTTTATTTGTTGAATCAAATTTGACGCTGAAAAAATTACTTAAAAATAATGAAGTTGATATGGTTATCACTAATCGTTTTTTAAATGATACCACCTTTAAAAAAATTCATCATATTAAAGAAAATCTCATTTTGTTAAAATCCATTAACAAGAAAAAAGTAGATTTACAAACAGAAACCTTTTTTGTGAGTAGAGACCAAAAATGTCCCTTTAGACAACACACTCTTCAATATATACAGGATAAATCCTTATTGAATTCACAAGTGATTGAGATAGATTCTTTTGACATAATTTTAACAATGGTTTCTGCCCAAAAAGGAATTGCGTTTCTTCCTGAAAGTTCCCTAGACAATGGATTTGAAACAGCCAATGATATTGAACCAAAGGTCTTTGAAATTAATTTTTATATACGTAAAGATTCGAATAAATCAATTCCTAATTTCCTAATATCATAA
- a CDS encoding HNH endonuclease signature motif containing protein, with protein MENGEHYSGKGAQYGKCAVTGMELGLTDWHCHHKTPYHQSKDDRFSNLIVLHESVHRLVHLKDTEKIKAQLHALKLNKKQLEKVNDLRNQCQYQAI; from the coding sequence ATGGAGAATGGAGAACATTACTCTGGTAAAGGCGCTCAATATGGAAAATGTGCGGTAACAGGTATGGAATTGGGTTTAACGGATTGGCACTGCCATCATAAAACCCCTTATCATCAATCCAAAGATGATCGATTTTCAAACCTGATTGTCCTCCATGAATCCGTTCATCGTCTTGTACATCTCAAAGATACTGAAAAGATTAAAGCGCAACTGCATGCCTTAAAACTAAACAAAAAGCAGTTGGAGAAGGTCAATGACCTTCGAAATCAGTGTCAATACCAAGCGATTTAG
- a CDS encoding NUDIX domain-containing protein, translating to MNIRNSAKAILIRGDKILLTKNKDNEGDFYLFPGGGQEHGETINNTLIRECIEETGHEIKVGNLLHIREYIGKNHEHSSFDFNVHQVEYYFGCTIVGDISNNQKPTNPDTDQVGIEWITIRDIMKYRIYPKKLRQYIIKYFNGDKAPVYLGDIN from the coding sequence ATGAATATTAGAAATTCAGCAAAAGCAATTTTAATAAGAGGAGATAAGATTTTACTAACAAAAAATAAAGATAATGAGGGTGACTTTTATCTATTCCCTGGTGGAGGACAAGAACACGGTGAAACCATTAATAATACCTTAATACGGGAGTGTATTGAAGAAACAGGGCATGAAATAAAAGTTGGAAATCTACTTCATATTCGGGAGTATATAGGGAAAAACCACGAGCATTCATCATTTGATTTTAATGTTCATCAGGTTGAGTATTATTTTGGTTGTACGATTGTTGGTGACATAAGTAATAATCAAAAGCCTACTAATCCTGATACCGACCAAGTAGGAATTGAGTGGATAACAATTAGGGATATAATGAAATATAGAATTTATCCAAAAAAGTTAAGGCAATACATAATAAAATATTTTAATGGTGACAAAGCTCCTGTTTACTTAGGAGATATAAATTAG
- a CDS encoding GNAT family N-acetyltransferase encodes MDFIIRKMRSEDTEQVQDVAKTTWNATYEGIIPLNVQENFLNSAYNDEMMKRRLEKSNLFVAVHEEKVVGFANFSPVNEGKAELGAIYIYPEFQGMGIGSALLQKGINHLKDIKEIYINVEKENKIGKTFYEAKGFQMVEEFDDDFDGHILKTIRMVLEI; translated from the coding sequence ATGGATTTTATAATTCGTAAAATGCGAAGCGAAGATACAGAACAAGTTCAAGATGTGGCGAAGACAACTTGGAACGCTACCTATGAAGGGATAATTCCTTTAAATGTCCAAGAGAATTTCTTGAATTCAGCTTACAATGATGAAATGATGAAACGGCGTTTGGAAAAGTCTAATCTGTTCGTCGCAGTACATGAAGAAAAGGTTGTTGGTTTTGCAAATTTTTCCCCAGTAAACGAAGGAAAAGCTGAATTAGGTGCCATTTATATTTATCCAGAATTCCAAGGTATGGGAATTGGCTCAGCGTTATTACAAAAGGGAATTAATCATTTAAAAGATATCAAAGAAATTTATATAAATGTGGAAAAGGAAAATAAAATAGGGAAGACCTTTTATGAAGCAAAAGGTTTTCAAATGGTTGAAGAGTTTGATGATGACTTTGATGGACACATTTTAAAAACCATTAGAATGGTTTTAGAAATCTAA
- a CDS encoding HAD family hydrolase produces the protein MLKHRLLKEIKGCVFIKAIIFDFDGTLADTLPICFNAFQFVFKEFDNREITPEEIKTMFGPSETGIIRENLMNSNYDQAIEMYYQKYGDYHQDLVTENKEINDLLLYLKTEGYKLAIVTGKARRSLEISMDCLNMRDVFDVIITGDDVELPKPNPEGINKVLSILNIKNNEAVFLGDSDADIQAGLGAQVYTIGVQWLPNYQSLEFSVKPNQLVKSPSEFRELLIDII, from the coding sequence ATGCTCAAGCATCGATTATTAAAAGAAATTAAAGGATGTGTTTTTATCAAAGCTATTATTTTTGATTTTGATGGCACACTTGCCGATACTCTGCCAATTTGCTTTAATGCGTTTCAGTTTGTATTTAAGGAGTTTGATAACAGAGAAATCACTCCAGAAGAGATTAAAACAATGTTTGGTCCTTCTGAAACTGGAATAATAAGAGAAAATCTAATGAATAGTAATTATGATCAAGCCATTGAAATGTATTATCAGAAATATGGTGACTATCATCAAGATCTCGTTACAGAGAACAAGGAAATCAATGATTTACTTTTATATTTAAAGACTGAAGGCTATAAATTAGCAATTGTTACGGGAAAGGCACGGAGAAGTCTAGAGATTTCTATGGATTGCCTTAATATGAGGGACGTGTTTGATGTCATTATAACGGGCGATGACGTTGAATTACCTAAACCCAATCCTGAAGGAATAAATAAGGTATTATCCATTTTAAATATAAAAAATAATGAAGCGGTTTTTCTTGGAGACAGTGATGCAGATATTCAAGCTGGCTTAGGGGCTCAAGTATATACAATCGGAGTTCAGTGGTTACCGAATTATCAATCACTTGAATTTAGTGTTAAGCCTAACCAGTTAGTAAAAAGCCCATCCGAGTTCAGAGAATTACTAATTGATATAATTTAA
- a CDS encoding aldo/keto reductase, whose amino-acid sequence MIDGYATSKDMSNFLDKHSIVKRETPWFFISPIAIGTHLGNMDQTDSELYQTSIEYGLKNGINFIDTAINYRRMRSERDIGLVLSRLINEELLRRSEFVVSTKAGIIPGDIEAGLVPKDYLQKILLDQGILQESD is encoded by the coding sequence TTGATCGATGGTTATGCAACATCTAAGGATATGTCAAACTTCTTAGACAAGCACAGCATTGTAAAAAGGGAGACTCCTTGGTTTTTTATCTCCCCCATTGCGATAGGGACACATTTAGGGAATATGGATCAAACGGATTCTGAACTGTATCAAACCTCTATTGAGTATGGATTGAAAAACGGCATAAATTTTATCGATACCGCGATTAACTATCGAAGAATGCGTTCTGAACGAGATATAGGTCTAGTTCTTTCGCGTTTAATAAATGAAGAGCTTCTAAGGCGCAGCGAATTTGTCGTTTCCACGAAGGCTGGAATTATTCCTGGGGATATAGAGGCAGGACTTGTACCTAAAGATTATCTGCAAAAAATACTGCTTGATCAAGGCATTTTACAGGAATCTGATTAG
- a CDS encoding DUF4865 family protein — MIGMQYKITLPSDYNMDIIRNRVKENGFKTDGFRGLNFKMYIITEKGKNGNLHNSYAPLYLWNDSNGMNRFIFEGSFNNILESFGWQKINIGIPLTVEMKKELLLRSDFLLEISGSINETNTLSNLMFDPMGVDEQTALGKVLIYDPDKWGYSQFYLFESRPMLNDKLQGATIYEILHISKGN, encoded by the coding sequence ATGATAGGTATGCAATATAAAATTACTTTACCTAGCGATTATAATATGGATATCATTAGGAATAGGGTAAAAGAGAATGGTTTTAAAACGGATGGATTTAGAGGATTAAACTTTAAAATGTACATCATCACTGAAAAAGGGAAAAACGGAAACCTTCATAATTCGTATGCTCCTCTGTATCTTTGGAACGATTCTAATGGAATGAACCGTTTTATTTTTGAGGGATCTTTCAATAATATTTTGGAGTCATTTGGTTGGCAAAAAATCAACATTGGGATTCCTTTAACTGTTGAAATGAAAAAGGAACTACTTCTTAGGAGCGATTTTTTATTGGAAATATCGGGTTCAATTAACGAAACCAACACGTTGAGCAATCTAATGTTTGACCCAATGGGAGTAGATGAACAAACTGCTCTAGGAAAAGTTTTAATCTATGACCCAGACAAATGGGGATATAGTCAATTTTACTTGTTTGAAAGTAGACCAATGTTAAATGACAAATTGCAAGGTGCAACCATCTATGAAATTTTACATATTTCTAAAGGTAATTGA
- the istA gene encoding IS21 family transposase, whose translation MEKWKVYMEIYQLKQQGFKVRRIARKLGISRTTVYKYLELSPEEMSAWMASTKTRYKKLDPYEMLIQTWLSEHADLSASQIHDWLREKYPDLKVGESTVRGYVKELREKYGIPKVEEKRAYEAIPDPPMGKQAQVDFGQTIQKTLEGKEIRLYFISFVMSHSRFKYAEWLDRPFTTKDVIRTHENAFRFYGGIPHELVYDQDSLMVVSENSGDLILTGEFQAYREERKLVLHVCRKADPESKGRIENVVGFIKKNFAKNRVFGGIDQWNEQCIAWLERTGNGKVHNTTKKRPVEVFALEKQHLRLVTKEIVLSNVDSSITRTVRKDNTILYLSNRYSVPLGTYKKDKDVFIEVSDENHLLVREEKKGPVIADHIISQEKGGLIQDRQHKRDRTKGIPAYITSVSKQFEDAELAYEFLTEVQRRYPRYIRDQLQLISKVLKSDSEFASEALKACLDRGLYSATEFSDIHQYVKRQRQVDRSPGEQKKDPIKPLEAADQSILSTKPKIRDMNDYLAVLQGGLTN comes from the coding sequence GTGGAAAAATGGAAAGTGTATATGGAGATTTATCAATTAAAACAACAAGGATTTAAGGTGAGGAGGATTGCAAGAAAATTAGGGATTTCTAGAACGACCGTGTATAAATATCTTGAGCTGTCACCAGAGGAAATGAGTGCATGGATGGCGTCAACGAAAACGCGGTATAAAAAATTGGATCCGTATGAAATGCTTATTCAGACATGGCTAAGCGAACACGCTGATCTCTCCGCTTCACAGATTCACGATTGGTTACGGGAAAAGTATCCAGATCTAAAGGTTGGTGAGAGTACGGTACGTGGTTACGTTAAAGAATTACGTGAGAAATATGGTATTCCTAAAGTCGAAGAAAAGCGTGCCTATGAGGCTATTCCAGACCCACCAATGGGAAAACAGGCGCAGGTGGACTTTGGCCAAACCATACAAAAGACATTGGAAGGAAAAGAGATTAGGTTATATTTCATTAGCTTTGTAATGTCACATTCTCGTTTTAAGTACGCCGAGTGGCTAGACAGACCATTCACAACCAAAGATGTTATTCGAACGCATGAGAACGCCTTTCGGTTTTACGGAGGGATTCCTCATGAACTGGTTTATGATCAGGATTCTCTCATGGTAGTCAGTGAGAATTCAGGTGACTTAATTCTTACGGGTGAATTTCAAGCCTACCGTGAAGAAAGAAAATTAGTCCTCCACGTCTGTCGAAAAGCGGATCCTGAAAGTAAAGGTCGAATCGAGAATGTGGTTGGGTTTATAAAGAAAAATTTCGCTAAAAACCGTGTATTTGGTGGGATCGATCAGTGGAATGAGCAGTGTATTGCCTGGCTAGAAAGAACGGGGAATGGTAAGGTTCACAATACAACAAAAAAAAGACCAGTCGAAGTGTTTGCCCTAGAAAAACAACACTTACGACTCGTCACTAAAGAAATTGTACTTTCAAACGTTGACTCAAGTATAACAAGAACTGTTCGTAAGGACAACACGATTCTTTACCTATCCAATCGCTATTCTGTTCCTCTCGGAACCTATAAGAAAGATAAAGACGTTTTTATCGAAGTGTCAGATGAGAACCATCTTCTTGTTCGAGAGGAAAAGAAAGGGCCAGTGATTGCGGACCATATTATTTCTCAAGAAAAGGGCGGATTGATCCAAGACCGCCAACATAAAAGAGACCGAACCAAAGGTATTCCTGCTTACATCACGAGTGTTTCTAAGCAATTTGAGGACGCTGAGCTCGCCTATGAATTTCTAACTGAAGTCCAGCGCAGATACCCTCGCTATATCCGTGACCAGCTTCAACTTATATCAAAGGTTCTTAAAAGTGATTCAGAATTTGCGAGCGAGGCTTTAAAGGCGTGTTTGGATAGAGGACTGTACAGTGCAACTGAATTTAGCGACATCCACCAATATGTTAAACGCCAGCGGCAAGTGGACCGTTCACCCGGTGAGCAGAAAAAAGACCCAATTAAACCATTGGAAGCAGCTGATCAATCCATACTGTCAACGAAACCAAAGATTCGAGATATGAACGACTATTTGGCAGTTTTACAAGGAGGTTTAACTAATTGA